The following coding sequences lie in one Methanohalophilus levihalophilus genomic window:
- a CDS encoding hydroxymethylglutaryl-CoA synthase — MSVGIVSYGAYIPKYRIKVEDIARVWGDDAEILSAGLMVNEKSVPGLDEDTATIAVEAARAAICRAGVDPSRIEAVYTGSESHPYAVKPTSTIVAEAIEATPAMTAADFEFACKAGTAGIQACMGLVQSGMADLGIAIGADVSQGAPGDALEYTAAAGGAAYIIGSNESEMIAVIEDTFSFTTDTPDFWRREGMPYPEHGGRFTGEPGYFKHVTGAARGLMDKIGTSPEDYDNAVFHQPNGKFPQKVAKMLGFSKEQIKPGLVVPRLGNTYSGSCMMGIAATLDQAKPGDRIFATAFGSGAGGDAFSFRVTDRIDEVRDKAPKVEELLANPVYMDYAMYAKHKGKIKR; from the coding sequence ATGAGTGTTGGGATAGTTTCTTACGGGGCCTACATCCCCAAATATCGTATAAAAGTCGAAGACATAGCCAGGGTTTGGGGAGATGACGCCGAAATCCTGAGTGCAGGTCTTATGGTTAATGAGAAGTCCGTACCTGGTCTTGATGAGGACACGGCTACAATCGCAGTTGAGGCGGCAAGGGCAGCCATTTGCAGAGCAGGAGTAGATCCTTCCCGAATTGAGGCGGTTTACACAGGTTCCGAAAGCCATCCTTATGCTGTCAAACCTACCAGTACTATTGTTGCCGAGGCAATTGAAGCTACTCCGGCAATGACTGCGGCAGACTTTGAATTTGCATGTAAGGCCGGTACAGCCGGAATTCAGGCATGTATGGGATTAGTACAATCCGGAATGGCGGATCTTGGAATTGCAATTGGAGCTGACGTTTCACAGGGCGCTCCGGGAGATGCACTTGAATACACCGCCGCTGCGGGGGGAGCTGCCTACATTATCGGAAGCAATGAATCCGAGATGATTGCGGTAATCGAAGATACCTTTTCATTTACTACAGATACTCCTGATTTCTGGAGACGTGAGGGAATGCCATACCCTGAACACGGAGGTCGTTTTACTGGAGAGCCGGGTTACTTCAAACACGTAACCGGTGCTGCCAGGGGTCTCATGGATAAGATAGGAACCTCTCCGGAGGATTACGATAACGCAGTATTCCACCAGCCAAACGGCAAATTCCCTCAAAAGGTAGCAAAAATGCTCGGTTTCAGCAAAGAGCAGATCAAGCCGGGTCTTGTTGTCCCAAGGTTAGGAAACACATATTCCGGTTCCTGTATGATGGGAATTGCAGCAACTCTTGATCAGGCAAAGCCGGGTGACAGGATATTCGCAACTGCATTTGGATCCGGTGCAGGCGGGGATGCTTTCAGTTTCCGTGTAACCGACAGAATTGATGAAGTCAGGGATAAAGCCCCGAAAGTAGAAGAACTGCTTGCAAACCCTGTTTACATGGACTATGCCATGTATGCAAAACACAAGGGTAAGATAAAACGCTGA
- a CDS encoding thiolase domain-containing protein, whose translation MRDVAIIGVKTTKFGEMWDRSFRDIVVEAGVGALEDAMVYGESIDSIFVGNMSGGQFVEQEHIGALIADYSGLAGELHVPSTRVEAACASGGLALRQGILAVASGHNDIVVAAGVEKMTDVSSSSASTALAAAADREWEGMMGATFPGLYAMIARLHMHRYGTTSEQLAQVAVKNHENGSMNPIAQYRSKISVEQVLKSVMVADPLHIFDCSPITDGAAAVVLAPADVAHEYTDTPIYVKATAQASDTIALHDRRDLTTLDATVSAANRAYDMAGVGPKDIDVVEVHDCFTIAEICAIEDLGFAEKGQGGKFTEEGQTAIGGSIPINTSGGLKACGHPVGATGVKQAAEIVTQLRGEAGKRQVDGAEIGMTHNVGGSGATALVHILSRDR comes from the coding sequence ATGAGAGACGTAGCTATTATCGGTGTAAAAACCACCAAATTCGGAGAAATGTGGGACAGATCCTTCAGGGATATTGTTGTAGAAGCTGGTGTAGGTGCCCTTGAAGACGCCATGGTTTACGGAGAGTCAATTGACAGTATCTTCGTCGGAAATATGAGCGGAGGGCAGTTCGTGGAACAGGAGCATATTGGTGCTTTAATTGCAGATTATTCCGGTCTTGCCGGTGAGCTGCATGTTCCTTCAACACGTGTGGAAGCTGCCTGCGCATCTGGCGGACTTGCCCTGAGGCAGGGAATACTGGCTGTTGCTTCCGGTCACAATGATATTGTTGTGGCAGCAGGTGTGGAAAAGATGACTGATGTTTCCTCCAGCAGTGCTTCAACGGCTCTGGCGGCAGCAGCGGATCGTGAATGGGAAGGCATGATGGGTGCAACATTCCCGGGACTCTATGCAATGATTGCTCGCTTGCACATGCATCGCTATGGAACCACAAGCGAACAACTCGCACAGGTTGCAGTTAAAAACCACGAAAACGGTTCAATGAACCCGATTGCCCAGTATCGCAGTAAAATATCTGTCGAACAGGTACTCAAATCCGTAATGGTTGCTGATCCGTTGCACATATTCGACTGTTCTCCGATTACAGACGGTGCAGCAGCAGTCGTTTTGGCTCCTGCGGATGTTGCACATGAATATACGGATACTCCGATTTATGTGAAGGCAACCGCACAGGCAAGTGACACTATCGCATTGCATGACCGTCGCGATTTGACTACTCTTGATGCCACTGTATCTGCTGCAAATCGTGCATATGATATGGCAGGCGTAGGGCCGAAAGACATTGATGTAGTCGAGGTGCATGACTGCTTCACAATTGCAGAAATCTGTGCGATTGAGGATCTCGGTTTTGCGGAAAAAGGACAGGGTGGCAAATTCACCGAGGAAGGACAGACAGCCATCGGTGGCAGTATCCCAATAAATACTTCCGGTGGATTGAAGGCATGCGGTCACCCGGTGGGTGCCACAGGTGTTAAGCAGGCTGCTGAAATTGTAACGCAGCTTCGCGGTGAAGCAGGCAAACGTCAGGTTGACGGTGCGGAAATCGGCATGACCCACAATGTGGGTGGTTCAGGTGCTACCGCATTGGTTCACATACTTTCGAGGGATAGGTGA
- a CDS encoding Zn-ribbon domain-containing OB-fold protein, which yields MSVPRFWRQQVQRYNLIGTHCESCNEYYYPPRNTCPFCRRGGELEPYKFKGDGEIVSYTIIHTAAEGFEHQTPYVLGIVKLDEGPRLTSQIVAEIDEVDIGTRVRPVFRKLGESGENGMIYYGTKFTPV from the coding sequence ATGTCAGTACCAAGATTCTGGAGACAGCAGGTTCAGAGGTATAATCTCATTGGAACCCATTGCGAAAGCTGTAATGAATATTATTACCCGCCAAGGAACACCTGCCCTTTCTGTAGGAGGGGTGGCGAGCTGGAGCCTTACAAATTCAAGGGCGATGGCGAAATTGTTTCCTATACAATAATTCACACCGCAGCAGAAGGGTTTGAACACCAGACTCCTTATGTGCTGGGAATTGTGAAACTTGATGAAGGTCCCAGACTCACTTCACAGATTGTAGCAGAAATCGATGAAGTGGATATAGGGACAAGGGTCCGCCCGGTTTTCCGCAAGTTAGGTGAAAGCGGAGAAAACGGGATGATCTATTACGGAACAAAGTTTACTCCGGTCTGA
- the cyaB gene encoding class IV adenylate cyclase produces MIEVEVKAKLPIARAREVLEELNAEFVESEEHYDIYYNAPHRDFAVTDEALRLRLVNGRSVMTYKGEKLDELTKSREELQTTVEWDSTQAILERLGFTKTATVEKVRDVYKVGDITVCVDQVPNLGEFIEFELFSDKSIEESRDRLFELMEKFGLGAEDSIRKSYLELVMGE; encoded by the coding sequence ATGATCGAAGTAGAGGTCAAGGCGAAGCTTCCTATTGCCCGCGCAAGGGAAGTTTTAGAAGAACTAAACGCGGAATTTGTGGAATCCGAGGAGCATTACGATATCTATTACAATGCTCCTCACCGCGATTTCGCCGTAACAGATGAGGCCCTCAGACTTCGATTGGTTAACGGTCGTTCAGTTATGACATACAAAGGTGAAAAACTGGACGAACTGACCAAAAGCCGTGAAGAACTCCAGACGACAGTGGAATGGGATTCAACTCAGGCAATTCTGGAAAGACTGGGTTTTACCAAAACAGCAACAGTTGAGAAAGTTCGTGATGTCTACAAAGTCGGCGACATAACCGTGTGCGTCGATCAGGTGCCTAACCTGGGTGAATTCATCGAATTCGAACTGTTTTCAGACAAAAGCATAGAAGAAAGCCGTGACAGGCTTTTTGAACTTATGGAGAAATTCGGACTTGGAGCCGAAGATTCCATAAGGAAATCCTATCTTGAATTGGTGATGGGTGAGTAA
- the metG gene encoding methionine--tRNA ligase: protein MSQFPSDKPVLVTCGLPYANGMAHVGHLRTYIPADIFVRSLKKMGQEVTFVCGSDTHGTPIVFNAEELNTTPKELIKIYHKHFDETFKKVGVKFDAFGTTDDPTNHNRTTDIVNKLIENGYVFPKTIEIAYCSSCDRFLPDRYVKGVCPHCKKEARGDECDQGCGKHLEPGELESPTCTTCGGPAEYRKQEHFFFKLSEFKDFLIEHLEKLGGTTNARNYALGWIKQELTDWCITRNLEWGVKFPGHDDLVVYVWVDAPIGYIAFTEEWAEANNESWEKFWKDDGRIVHFIGGDIIYHHCIFWPAMLKGAGYSQPWAVVASGMVKIEDKTFSKSRGYVVWVGEDYLDHGFHPDLLRYYLASYTSHTKELNFSWKVFQDKINTELVGVFGNFLYRTLLFTFKNFKEIPEGEIKKETLDEIAKTIESTNEAMENYEFKKYADTAMALASYGNTYFQSNEPWKLVKEDKDACGEVIANCIQIAKALCLLFEPILPEKMEDAWEQIGMETDVHTAGYAEGLVPVVSGTALAKPSILFEKIEDEKTEEMEAIATGRVKAAMEKESGTGKKKEIKEMKELITFDDFSKLDLRVGTIVNAEKIKKSKKLLRLEVDLGEENLRQVVAGIALTHDPEDVKGKQVIVLVNLEPAKLCGVESHGMVLAGVDDEGNAILLQPEKEADAGTNIG, encoded by the coding sequence ATGTCACAATTCCCATCCGATAAACCTGTACTTGTAACATGCGGGCTTCCTTACGCCAACGGAATGGCACATGTCGGGCATCTGCGAACCTATATCCCGGCAGATATTTTCGTGCGTTCATTAAAAAAAATGGGACAGGAAGTCACCTTTGTTTGCGGTTCCGATACCCACGGAACTCCAATTGTATTCAATGCAGAGGAACTGAATACCACTCCTAAAGAACTCATTAAGATTTACCACAAGCACTTTGATGAGACATTCAAGAAAGTGGGAGTGAAATTCGATGCATTCGGTACTACCGATGATCCTACAAATCACAATCGTACAACCGATATTGTGAACAAGTTAATCGAAAACGGCTATGTGTTCCCAAAAACTATCGAGATAGCCTACTGTTCTTCATGCGATCGTTTCCTTCCTGACAGGTATGTAAAGGGTGTCTGCCCTCACTGTAAAAAGGAAGCAAGGGGGGACGAGTGTGATCAGGGATGTGGAAAGCACCTTGAACCCGGGGAACTGGAATCCCCTACCTGTACAACCTGTGGCGGACCTGCTGAATACAGAAAACAGGAACATTTTTTCTTCAAACTATCCGAATTCAAGGATTTCCTGATAGAGCATCTTGAAAAACTCGGCGGAACAACCAATGCAAGGAACTATGCACTGGGATGGATCAAGCAGGAACTCACTGACTGGTGTATTACCCGAAACCTTGAATGGGGAGTCAAATTCCCGGGACATGACGACCTTGTGGTTTATGTCTGGGTGGATGCTCCTATAGGATACATCGCATTTACTGAAGAATGGGCAGAAGCCAACAATGAAAGCTGGGAGAAATTCTGGAAAGACGACGGTCGTATCGTCCACTTCATCGGCGGAGATATCATCTACCACCACTGCATCTTCTGGCCGGCAATGCTTAAAGGTGCAGGATACAGCCAGCCATGGGCAGTTGTTGCTTCGGGCATGGTGAAAATTGAGGATAAGACATTCTCCAAGAGCCGCGGATATGTGGTATGGGTCGGCGAGGACTATCTTGACCACGGATTCCACCCGGATCTGCTTCGCTACTATCTTGCAAGCTACACATCCCACACAAAGGAACTCAATTTCTCATGGAAGGTATTCCAGGATAAGATCAACACAGAACTAGTAGGTGTTTTTGGAAACTTCCTTTACAGGACACTTCTGTTCACTTTCAAGAATTTCAAGGAAATTCCTGAAGGGGAAATCAAAAAGGAAACACTGGATGAGATTGCTAAGACCATTGAATCCACCAATGAAGCAATGGAGAACTACGAGTTCAAGAAGTATGCAGACACTGCAATGGCCCTTGCATCATACGGAAACACATACTTCCAGTCCAACGAGCCATGGAAGCTTGTCAAGGAAGACAAGGATGCATGCGGCGAGGTTATTGCAAACTGTATCCAGATTGCAAAAGCGCTTTGCCTGCTCTTTGAACCGATCCTGCCAGAGAAGATGGAAGATGCATGGGAACAAATCGGCATGGAAACCGATGTTCACACAGCAGGATATGCCGAAGGTCTGGTGCCTGTAGTAAGTGGAACCGCTCTCGCAAAACCATCCATCCTCTTTGAGAAAATAGAGGATGAAAAAACTGAAGAAATGGAAGCCATTGCTACCGGAAGGGTGAAAGCAGCTATGGAAAAAGAGAGTGGAACCGGGAAGAAAAAAGAGATTAAGGAGATGAAAGAACTGATTACATTTGATGACTTTTCAAAGCTTGACCTGCGTGTCGGAACAATTGTGAATGCCGAGAAGATCAAGAAATCCAAGAAACTGCTTCGCCTTGAAGTTGATCTCGGGGAAGAAAACCTACGCCAGGTTGTTGCAGGAATTGCACTAACTCATGACCCTGAGGACGTTAAGGGCAAGCAGGTAATTGTTCTTGTAAACCTTGAGCCTGCCAAATTGTGTGGCGTGGAATCCCATGGCATGGTACTTGCAGGTGTTGACGATGAAGGCAATGCAATTCTTCTTCAGCCGGAGAAGGAAGCAGATGCCGGTACAAATATTGGTTAA
- the sppA gene encoding signal peptide peptidase SppA: protein MTDTDNPGKTPEEGNEPIQEEESASYSYIEPEDNSEEFSESYSDVYTEIEDEVPGEEVDIPPVELVPDEADETIPPFRDKPVLEKPAYTPPPQQPKNNSWVKYVAIVAVLFMIIFASFAAIIYSFDGDIYSSGDRVAVIYLQGTMVTGSVPAGFGYATSEDISESIREALDDESVKAIVLRVNSPGGSPAAGEEIYNEINRAQDLGVPVVVSMGDLGASAAYHASSASDVIVVNPNTITGSIGVIWTFVNMSAYYEEEGIEYYIAKSGEFKDMGGSWRGLTDEEKAYADEVINESFELFVADVAEGRNMTVDEVKEIADGRIYTGTAAKRIGLVDEFGSLYDAIDIAAELGGIEGEPDVYYVNRPSLTSLLFGSESTSEDVKGFVSYYEDSPFGVLRS from the coding sequence ATGACTGATACTGATAATCCTGGCAAAACGCCTGAAGAGGGAAATGAGCCAATTCAGGAAGAAGAGTCTGCTTCATACTCTTACATTGAACCTGAAGACAACTCCGAAGAATTCTCGGAAAGCTATTCTGATGTTTATACTGAAATTGAAGACGAAGTTCCCGGGGAAGAAGTCGATATTCCTCCAGTTGAACTTGTTCCTGATGAAGCCGATGAAACAATCCCACCGTTTAGGGACAAACCTGTTCTGGAAAAACCTGCATATACTCCCCCTCCCCAACAACCAAAGAATAACAGCTGGGTCAAATATGTGGCAATTGTTGCTGTTTTATTCATGATAATATTTGCTAGTTTTGCAGCCATTATCTATTCCTTTGATGGAGATATTTATTCTTCGGGTGACAGGGTCGCCGTAATTTATCTTCAGGGTACCATGGTAACCGGCAGTGTTCCTGCAGGTTTTGGCTATGCCACTTCTGAAGACATCAGTGAAAGCATACGTGAGGCTCTTGATGACGAAAGCGTCAAAGCTATAGTATTGCGCGTCAACAGTCCCGGAGGTTCGCCTGCTGCCGGTGAAGAAATCTATAACGAAATAAACCGGGCTCAGGATCTGGGTGTACCAGTGGTTGTTTCCATGGGTGATCTGGGTGCCAGTGCTGCCTATCATGCTTCTTCAGCCTCAGATGTTATTGTTGTAAACCCTAACACAATTACCGGCAGTATCGGAGTGATCTGGACTTTCGTAAACATGTCTGCTTACTACGAAGAAGAAGGAATTGAGTATTATATCGCCAAGTCAGGCGAATTCAAGGATATGGGTGGTTCATGGCGTGGGCTTACCGATGAGGAGAAGGCTTATGCCGATGAGGTAATCAACGAATCCTTTGAACTTTTTGTGGCAGATGTTGCTGAAGGGCGCAACATGACTGTCGATGAGGTCAAGGAAATCGCAGACGGCAGGATTTATACAGGAACTGCTGCAAAGCGTATAGGCCTTGTCGATGAATTCGGTAGCCTCTACGATGCAATCGATATTGCGGCAGAACTTGGGGGAATTGAAGGCGAACCGGATGTTTATTATGTGAACCGTCCATCACTGACAAGCTTGCTTTTCGGCTCGGAATCCACATCAGAGGATGTAAAGGGTTTCGTAAGCTACTATGAGGATTCCCCGTTTGGGGTTTTGAGATCGTGA
- a CDS encoding SagB/ThcOx family dehydrogenase, with protein MTIGKEFLEKTKFQNLMRSDQSLGYPYPPLELEYADTDVLIDLPDLESVSTANITVTDAIEKRISVRDYSTEPISMEELSYLLWCTQGVKKVIRDAATFRTVPSAGARHALETYILANNVKGLESGLYRFLPIEHKLLQVNTDAGISDRIAKACLGQDFVKKNTVTFIWTAVAYRMTYRYGERGYRYLHLDAGHVCQNLYLSAESIGCGVCAIAAFLDDELNDLLGADGEEEFAIYVATVGKV; from the coding sequence ATGACAATTGGAAAAGAGTTTCTGGAAAAAACCAAGTTTCAAAATCTCATGAGGTCTGATCAATCTTTGGGTTATCCATATCCACCGCTTGAACTGGAGTATGCTGACACCGATGTGCTGATAGATCTTCCTGATCTGGAATCGGTTTCTACGGCCAATATCACTGTAACGGATGCAATTGAAAAGCGTATCAGTGTTCGTGATTATTCCACTGAACCCATCTCTATGGAAGAGCTTTCATATCTGCTCTGGTGTACACAGGGTGTAAAGAAAGTGATTCGGGATGCTGCTACTTTCAGGACAGTGCCCTCGGCAGGCGCCAGACATGCGCTTGAGACATATATTCTTGCAAACAATGTCAAAGGTCTTGAGTCCGGTCTATACCGCTTTCTTCCAATCGAGCACAAGCTGTTACAAGTAAATACAGACGCAGGTATTTCCGACAGGATTGCCAAAGCCTGTCTTGGTCAGGATTTTGTTAAGAAAAATACAGTTACTTTCATCTGGACGGCGGTTGCCTACAGGATGACTTACAGGTATGGTGAAAGAGGATATCGGTATCTGCATCTGGATGCTGGGCATGTGTGCCAGAATCTGTACCTGAGTGCTGAATCCATAGGTTGTGGAGTATGTGCGATTGCTGCTTTTCTGGATGATGAATTAAACGATCTGCTGGGTGCTGATGGCGAGGAAGAGTTTGCAATTTATGTTGCAACGGTGGGAAAGGTATGA
- a CDS encoding helix-hairpin-helix domain-containing protein, producing MKKQGRISEKEKALDELTQIPGFGVKSATNLWDLGIHSIADLKGKDPELLYLELMDLAGHHVDRCVLYGFREAVYYASHKNHDPELLKWWNWSDANLEKRKK from the coding sequence ATGAAAAAGCAGGGGAGGATATCGGAAAAAGAAAAAGCACTTGATGAGCTAACCCAAATACCGGGATTCGGGGTAAAGTCCGCTACTAATTTATGGGATTTAGGAATTCATTCCATTGCTGATCTCAAAGGAAAAGATCCCGAGTTGCTTTACCTTGAATTAATGGATCTGGCAGGTCATCATGTTGACAGGTGTGTATTGTACGGTTTCAGGGAAGCTGTCTACTATGCATCCCACAAAAACCATGATCCGGAATTGCTCAAGTGGTGGAACTGGTCCGATGCGAACCTGGAAAAAAGGAAGAAATAA
- a CDS encoding ribose 1,5-bisphosphate isomerase, whose protein sequence is MQQLLDTAEKIRTMEIRGAGRIAVAAAGALRDYVKDLQVSSFEEFETKVAEASRILVETRPTAVSLPNAVKLAGRYDASTIEEAREQIIASANEFIERAEKALDTIAEIGAKRLKDGDVVMTHCNSHAAIAIIKAAHKQGKNIRVYATESRPRRQGFITIRELNDAGVPTTLIVDSAVRLTMKEVDVVIVGADSITANGALVNKIGTSQLALAAKEARVNFISAAETYKFHPKTVMGDMIEIEDRSPDEVIDPEIMEKLPNVKVSNPAFDVTPAEYIDLIVTDAGAFPPAMAFVVIRDYLGLDLLEN, encoded by the coding sequence ATGCAGCAATTACTTGACACGGCAGAAAAGATTCGCACAATGGAAATCAGGGGAGCAGGCAGGATAGCTGTTGCAGCCGCCGGCGCACTCAGGGATTATGTGAAGGATTTACAGGTTTCATCCTTTGAAGAGTTTGAGACAAAGGTTGCAGAAGCCTCCCGGATTCTTGTGGAAACCCGCCCAACTGCAGTATCCCTTCCAAACGCTGTGAAACTTGCCGGCAGGTATGATGCATCAACTATCGAGGAAGCTCGTGAGCAGATAATTGCCAGCGCTAATGAATTCATCGAGAGAGCCGAGAAAGCACTGGATACTATCGCTGAAATCGGGGCAAAGCGCCTGAAAGATGGCGACGTTGTGATGACACACTGCAATTCCCATGCCGCCATCGCAATCATAAAAGCTGCACACAAACAGGGTAAGAACATCAGGGTTTACGCCACCGAATCACGTCCTCGCAGGCAGGGATTCATCACAATCCGGGAACTCAATGATGCAGGAGTTCCAACAACACTCATCGTCGATTCTGCCGTGCGCCTGACAATGAAAGAAGTGGATGTTGTAATCGTGGGTGCGGATTCAATTACCGCAAACGGTGCACTGGTTAACAAAATCGGGACATCCCAGCTTGCACTGGCCGCAAAAGAAGCCCGGGTGAATTTCATATCCGCTGCCGAGACTTACAAATTCCATCCTAAAACTGTCATGGGGGACATGATTGAAATTGAAGACCGGTCTCCTGACGAAGTCATTGATCCCGAAATAATGGAAAAACTGCCGAATGTAAAAGTCAGCAACCCTGCATTTGATGTTACACCGGCAGAATATATCGATCTCATCGTCACCGATGCAGGAGCATTTCCGCCAGCGATGGCATTTGTTGTTATCAGGGATTACCTCGGGCTGGATCTTCTTGAGAATTAA
- a CDS encoding DUF4145 domain-containing protein, producing the protein MYEDDHYEDDSGAAAGALILGGILGAVFASTKPEDKQKIANYDRLLLETKHLKEEHSKAIEDAEKYREMMNYLEQNRAKLGDTSGLGFLDVHPAAKSLFNEAFNMFLYGFNRAACVFAIATIENILSLKYGDKMTFYDMVEKAKKDGFISESNKHYLHGLRSDRNSLIHDCRHEISEDESLILMKLTIRVIGSLS; encoded by the coding sequence ATGTATGAAGATGATCATTATGAAGATGATTCCGGGGCAGCTGCCGGTGCATTAATTCTTGGAGGAATTCTTGGAGCGGTTTTTGCATCTACAAAGCCAGAAGATAAGCAGAAAATAGCTAATTACGATAGATTATTACTCGAAACAAAACATCTTAAAGAAGAGCACAGTAAAGCCATTGAAGATGCTGAAAAATACAGGGAAATGATGAATTATCTTGAACAAAACAGAGCTAAATTAGGTGATACTTCTGGGCTGGGGTTCTTGGATGTGCATCCTGCTGCCAAAAGTTTGTTTAATGAAGCTTTTAACATGTTTCTTTATGGATTTAATCGTGCAGCATGTGTTTTTGCCATAGCAACCATTGAAAACATTTTGTCATTGAAATATGGGGATAAAATGACATTTTATGATATGGTAGAAAAAGCAAAAAAAGATGGTTTTATCAGTGAATCAAATAAACATTATTTGCATGGACTAAGATCAGATCGAAATTCATTGATCCACGATTGTAGGCATGAAATTAGCGAGGATGAATCTTTGATCTTAATGAAATTGACAATTAGGGTAATTGGTAGTCTCTCCTAA
- a CDS encoding NAD-dependent succinate-semialdehyde dehydrogenase: MKSISSINPATGQINREFAPHSQEEIAEKVQKSGSAFEQWSSFDISERTDYLRNISSLLRGNKEELGHLITMEMGKPIKQARAEISKCAVIFDYYADHAERLLASREEETDAEKSTIFFEPMGTVLCIKPWNFPFWQVLSAASHILVGGNVILLKHSSYVPECALKMEELFIEAGVPEGVFQTLLTDSSTASSLIGSDKISAVSFTGGTNSGRKIAVEAASHMKKFVLELGGSDPFVVLEDADVREAVKVAAPSRFINTGQTCIASKRFIVHESIADEFTAGFVEETMKMKVGNPFDEDTDIGPMVRPSQVKELDMQVRKSLAMGAKLELEGGPVEGKGFFYSPVILSNANTDMPVMQEETFGPVAPIVTFKDRGEAIRLANATPYGLGGSVWSGDKEEGMSFAKKVHAGIVGVNGFFRPDACLPFGGMKHSGMGRELSDFGLYEFMHVRSMKLY; this comes from the coding sequence ATGAAATCCATTTCCTCAATCAATCCCGCTACCGGCCAGATAAACAGGGAATTTGCTCCCCATTCGCAGGAAGAAATTGCGGAGAAAGTTCAGAAATCAGGCTCAGCATTTGAACAGTGGAGCAGTTTTGATATTTCTGAAAGGACCGATTACCTGAGGAATATATCTTCTCTGTTGCGTGGGAACAAAGAGGAACTTGGCCACCTTATTACCATGGAGATGGGGAAACCCATTAAGCAGGCAAGGGCGGAAATTTCCAAATGTGCGGTGATTTTTGACTATTACGCTGACCATGCAGAGCGTTTGCTTGCATCCCGTGAAGAGGAAACGGATGCTGAAAAATCCACAATTTTCTTTGAACCCATGGGAACTGTACTCTGCATTAAACCATGGAATTTCCCATTCTGGCAGGTGCTAAGTGCTGCATCCCATATCCTTGTTGGAGGCAATGTGATACTGCTCAAACATTCCAGCTATGTGCCGGAATGTGCCCTGAAAATGGAGGAACTTTTCATTGAGGCAGGAGTTCCTGAGGGTGTATTCCAGACCTTGCTGACCGATTCCTCAACAGCTTCTTCATTAATCGGCTCCGACAAGATTTCAGCAGTTTCATTTACAGGAGGCACAAATTCCGGTCGTAAAATTGCTGTTGAAGCGGCATCCCACATGAAAAAATTCGTATTGGAACTAGGTGGAAGCGATCCTTTTGTCGTACTGGAGGATGCCGATGTTAGGGAGGCAGTGAAAGTGGCTGCACCAAGTCGTTTCATCAATACGGGACAGACATGTATTGCCTCGAAGCGTTTCATTGTGCATGAATCCATAGCTGATGAATTCACAGCCGGGTTTGTTGAAGAGACAATGAAAATGAAAGTCGGGAATCCCTTTGATGAGGATACTGACATTGGTCCTATGGTGAGGCCTTCACAGGTTAAAGAGCTGGATATGCAGGTTCGCAAATCACTTGCTATGGGGGCAAAACTTGAGCTGGAAGGCGGTCCGGTTGAAGGGAAGGGCTTCTTTTATTCCCCTGTAATTTTGTCCAATGCTAATACCGACATGCCTGTTATGCAGGAGGAGACATTTGGTCCTGTGGCGCCGATAGTAACTTTCAAAGATAGAGGTGAAGCAATCCGGCTTGCCAACGCAACACCCTACGGTCTGGGTGGCAGCGTCTGGTCAGGAGATAAGGAAGAAGGCATGTCCTTCGCAAAGAAGGTACATGCTGGAATTGTGGGAGTTAACGGTTTTTTTAGGCCCGATGCCTGCCTGCCGTTTGGTGGGATGAAGCATAGCGGGATGGGGCGTGAGCTCTCAGATTTCGGATTATACGAGTTCATGCATGTAAGATCCATGAAATTGTATTGA